From a single Brassica oleracea var. oleracea cultivar TO1000 chromosome C5, BOL, whole genome shotgun sequence genomic region:
- the LOC106295286 gene encoding putative pentatricopeptide repeat-containing protein At1g10330, with protein MLSTSLSTFTLSLDDALHLLQRFLTSSNQIKQIHSVLLTTNALLASSRKTKFVYNTLIRSYLTTGHHKTSLHLFNHMLANQVKPINLTFPSLIKASSSSFSLPYGLSLHSQALKRGVLTDPFLPTSFVQFYGEVGDLRSSRKVFDEMLDPCVVACNSMLDACGRNGEMGSAFELFRRMPVVPDVVSWTTVINGFGKNGSHAKAVTLFREMVVVVTPSEATLVSVLSSCANLDRGGVHLGKQIHSYVMRREIILTATLGTALLDMYGKGGDLETALIIFDQVYDKKVCAWNAMISVLASNGRPEKALEMFEMMKVRNVDPNGITLLAVLTACARSKLVELGVKLFSSICGEYKITPTSEHYGCLVDLIGRAGLLADAVNFVKSLPFEADASVLGALLGACKIHEDAELGNKVGKQLIGLQPEHCGQYVALSTLKALGNNWAEAEEMRKVMIEAGIRKIPAYSVLS; from the coding sequence ATGCTTTCTACTTCCCTTTCGACTTTCACTTTGTCTCTCGACGACGCGCTTCATCTCCTCCAACGTTTCCTTACCTCCTCAAACCAGATCAAGCAGATCCACTCTGTTCTGCTTACCACCAACGCACTGCTCGCTTCGAGCCGTAAGACCAAGTTCGTCTACAACACACTCATTCGATCCTACCTCACCACAGGACACCACAAGACTTCTCTACATCTCTTCAACCACATGCTCGCAAACCAAGTCAAACCAATCAACCTCACTTTCCCTTCTCTCATCAAAGCATCTTCCTCTTCCTTCTCTCTTCCCTACGGCCTTTCCCTTCACTCCCAAGCTCTTAAACGTGGCGTTCTAACGGACCCGTTTCTCCCGACTTCGTTTGTTCAGTTCTACGGCGAAGTCGGTGATCTGAGAAGCTCGAGGAAGGTGTTCGACGAAATGTTAGATCCTTGTGTTGTTGCTTGTAATAGTATGCTTGATGCTTGCGGAAGAAACGGAGAGATGGGTTCTGCTTTCGAGCTATTTAGGAGAATGCCTGTAGTACCTGATGTGGTCTCTTGGACTACTGTCATCAACGGGTTTGGTAAGAACGGTTCACACGCCAAAGCTGTAACGCTTTTTAGGGAGATGGTAGTGGTGGTAACGCCCAGTGAAGCTACTTTGGTTAGTGTGCTTTCTTCCTGCGCTAATTTAGATCGAGGAGGTGTTCATTTAGGGAAGCAGATTCATTCTTATGTTATGAGGAGGGAGATCATCCTCACTGCTACGCTAGGTACTGCTTTACTCGATATGTATGGTAAAGGCGGTGACTTGGAGACGGCGTTGATCATTTTCGATCAAGTTTATGATAAAAAGGTTTGCGCTTGGAACGCGATGATCTCAGTTCTTGCCTCCAATGGTAGACCTGAGAAGGCGTTGGAGATGTTTGAGATGATGAAGGTAAGGAATGTGGATCCGAATGGGATTACTTTACTTGCAGTGCTCACGGCTTGTGCTAGATCTAAGCTTGTGGAGTTAGGTGTCAAGCTGTTCAGTTCAATATGTGGTGAGTACAAGATCACTCCAACGTCGGAGCATTACGGTTGCTTGGTTGATCTCATAGGAAGAGCTGGACTTTTGGCTGACGCGGTGAATTTCGTGAAGAGTTTGCCGTTTGAGGCTGATGCTTCGGTTCTTGGTGCTCTTTTGGGTGCTTGCAAGATTCATGAGGATGCTGAGTTGGGGAATAAAGTAGGCAAACAGCTCATTGGACTGCAGCCGGAGCACTGTGGCCAGTACGTGGCGTTGTCGACGCTGAAGGCTTTGGGTAACAATTGGGCAGAAGCAGAGGAGATGAGGAAGGTCATGATAGAAGCTGGAATACGGAAAATCCCTGCCTATAGTGTCTTGTCTTAA
- the LOC106295499 gene encoding glutathione S-transferase U17, which produces MATDEVKVIGAWASPFVMRPRIALNLKSVPYEFLQETFGAKSELLLKSNPVHKKIPVLLHADKPVCESNIIVEYVDETWSASGPSMLPSTPYDRAIARFWAAYIDEKWFPSLKSILKAEGEEEKKAVLAQVEEGNALLEKAFNDCSKGKAFFNGEHIGYLDIAFGCFLAWLRVTELAGGHKLIDEVKTPSLSKWAERFCNDPAVKPVMPETATLAEFAKKIFAKPTA; this is translated from the exons ATGGCTACCGATGAAGTGAAGGTGATCGGCGCATGGGCGAGTCCTTTTGTGATGAGGCCGAGGATCGCTCTGAACCTCAAGTCTGTTCCCTACGAGTTCCTCCAGGAGACGTTTGGAGCAAAGAGCGAGTTGCTTCTTAAATCAAACCCGGTTCACAAGAAGATTCCGGTTCTCCTTCATGCTGACAAACCGGTTTGTGAGTCTAACATCATCGTTGAGTATGTTGATGAGACTTGGAGCGCATCTGGACCGTCCATGCTACCTTCCACTCCTTATGATCGAGCCATCGCTCGGTTCTGGGCGGCCTACATTGACGAAAAG TGGTTTCCCTCTCTAAAAAGTATCCTAAAAGCTGAGGGAGAAGAAGAGAAGAAAGCGGTGTTAGCTCAAGTGGAAGAAGGGAACGCGCTTCTCGAGAAGGCCTTCAACGATTGCAGCAAAGGAAAAGCGTTCTTCAACGGTGAACACATCGGTTACCTCGACATTGCATTCGGGTGCTTCTTGGCTTGGTTGAGAGTCACCGAGTTGGCAGGTGGTCATAAACTTATCGATGAGGTCAAGACTCCTTCTCTGTCCAAATGGGCTGAGAGGTTCTGTAACGATCCTGCTGTGAAACCTGTCATGCCCGAGACTGCAACTCTAGCTGAATTTGCTAAGAAGATCTTTGCCAAGCCCACGGCCTAA